One genomic window of Patescibacteria group bacterium includes the following:
- the atpB gene encoding F0F1 ATP synthase subunit A: MTQQTTKLNTKTEVTAAPAAGAASEVKHETTLFAENITHVGSLPITNALLTSVSAVLIIALLAIIIRVTLREIPGKIQNFFEALLEGALDLCDQVTNSRKISEKVFPLAFSVFLFILVNNWLGLLPLGGIGLIEDGEHGLSFIPFLRSGTADINTTIALAIMAVVSANLFGIFSIGIWKTFNKYVNLKALGGIFTRVKKDPTVLVVAPVTFFVGILELVGEIAKIASLSFRLFGNVFAGEVLLMAMSKILPYLLPIPFLFLEIFVGLIQALIFSILVLVYFTIASQDHDSHDSHDEHAEGPDAGRAEEHEHHTAKA, encoded by the coding sequence ATGACTCAGCAAACAACAAAGCTTAATACTAAAACTGAGGTGACGGCGGCGCCCGCAGCGGGCGCCGCTTCCGAGGTGAAGCACGAAACTACCCTTTTCGCCGAAAATATCACTCACGTCGGCTCGCTTCCTATCACCAACGCACTTTTGACCAGTGTCAGTGCGGTTTTAATCATCGCGCTTTTGGCCATCATCATTCGTGTCACGCTTCGCGAAATTCCTGGCAAAATTCAAAACTTCTTCGAAGCGCTGCTTGAAGGTGCGCTCGACCTGTGTGACCAAGTCACCAATAGCCGAAAAATTTCCGAGAAAGTTTTCCCGCTCGCTTTTTCAGTTTTTCTATTTATTTTGGTCAACAACTGGCTTGGCCTCTTGCCCTTAGGTGGCATTGGCCTCATTGAAGATGGTGAACACGGCCTTTCCTTCATCCCCTTCCTTCGTAGCGGCACCGCCGACATCAACACCACAATCGCACTGGCAATCATGGCCGTCGTCTCGGCAAACCTCTTCGGAATTTTCTCAATCGGAATCTGGAAAACTTTTAACAAATATGTTAACCTGAAGGCGCTCGGGGGAATTTTTACCCGAGTCAAAAAGGATCCAACAGTGCTTGTGGTAGCACCGGTAACTTTTTTTGTCGGCATTCTTGAGTTAGTGGGTGAAATTGCCAAAATCGCCTCCCTTTCATTTCGATTGTTCGGAAATGTGTTTGCTGGAGAAGTGCTTCTTATGGCAATGAGCAAAATTCTTCCCTACCTTTTGCCAATTCCATTTTTGTTTCTTGAAATTTTCGTCGGGCTCATCCAGGCGCTCATCTTCTCAATTTTGGTGTTGGTGTACTTCACTATCGCCTCACAAGATCATGATAGCCATGATAGTCACGATGAGCATGCCGAAGGTCCTGACGCAGGAAGGGCGGAGGAACACGAGCACCACACGGCAAAGGCTTAA
- a CDS encoding F0F1 ATP synthase subunit delta produces MAKFSSKNIAEAIYQSAKNKTGAELDSALKMAVEFLAKKNLLSKTPEILNYITQLSDTEQNIVRAKVSSKNPLSKSAEEKIETLLKARHKSKTPRIEWKEDKSLLGGVKIEAGGEILDLSLKHRVDRLQEYLMTN; encoded by the coding sequence ATGGCCAAATTTTCCAGCAAAAATATCGCAGAAGCAATCTACCAGTCCGCAAAAAATAAAACGGGTGCGGAACTTGATAGTGCTTTAAAAATGGCGGTAGAATTTTTAGCCAAAAAAAATTTGCTATCAAAAACGCCAGAAATTTTAAATTACATCACTCAACTTTCTGATACCGAACAAAACATTGTACGAGCAAAAGTTTCGAGCAAAAATCCCTTAAGCAAGAGCGCTGAAGAAAAAATTGAGACACTTCTGAAAGCCCGACACAAAAGTAAAACTCCGAGGATAGAATGGAAAGAAGATAAGTCCCTACTCGGCGGAGTAAAGATAGAAGCTGGCGGAGAAATCTTAGACCTTTCACTGAAACATAGAGTCGATCGATTGCAAGAATATTTAATGACAAACTAA
- the atpE gene encoding ATP synthase F0 subunit C, translated as MELIPLAKAIAIGVGAIGPAIGIGMIGSKAMEAIGRNPEAAGKVLVPMLIASAFAEAIAIYALVIAFSL; from the coding sequence ATGGAATTAATCCCACTAGCAAAAGCTATTGCAATCGGAGTAGGAGCCATCGGCCCCGCCATCGGTATCGGTATGATTGGATCAAAGGCTATGGAAGCTATCGGCCGAAACCCTGAAGCTGCTGGAAAAGTTTTAGTGCCTATGCTTATTGCTTCAGCCTTCGCGGAAGCAATCGCCATTTACGCCCTCGTTATAGCGTTTTCGCTATAA
- a CDS encoding DedA family protein produces MFSIPIIYFITTYGYVAILIGSFFEGEMILVLGGLAVQHGLLNLPLVFACSLFGTLTSDISFFLLGRYKGKVLIHKYKFFSKLHMVSEKMSGRKAPFLAFGLRFMYGFRHLVPFSLGMSSIPTRTFLLFNFLGGLTWVLSVGFVGYFFGDVLEIFLGHLRHYEFRVIVIVLVSVLVGRFLYKLLKYFLKKYMNRNQ; encoded by the coding sequence ATGTTTTCTATTCCTATTATCTACTTTATTACCACGTACGGGTATGTTGCGATTTTAATCGGATCGTTTTTTGAGGGCGAAATGATTTTGGTTCTCGGTGGATTGGCGGTTCAGCACGGATTGCTTAACCTGCCCTTAGTTTTCGCTTGTTCTTTGTTCGGTACACTGACGAGTGACATCAGTTTTTTTCTTTTAGGGAGATACAAGGGAAAAGTTCTTATTCACAAATATAAATTTTTTAGCAAATTGCACATGGTTTCAGAAAAGATGTCCGGAAGAAAAGCACCTTTTTTAGCTTTTGGTCTGCGTTTTATGTACGGTTTCAGACACCTTGTGCCGTTTAGTCTTGGTATGTCTTCAATCCCCACTAGAACTTTTTTACTTTTTAATTTTCTCGGCGGATTGACATGGGTGCTCAGTGTTGGATTTGTTGGTTATTTTTTTGGCGATGTTTTGGAAATTTTCTTAGGACATTTGAGACATTATGAATTTAGAGTTATTGTCATTGTACTTGTCAGTGTTTTAGTCGGAAGATTTTTGTACAAACTTTTAAAATATTTTTTAAAAAAGTATATGAATAGAAATCAATAA
- a CDS encoding AtpZ/AtpI family protein, with protein MEQDSGKQPWWEPAVEIFSKISVWIAAPVIFALVAGKWLDTQFGTKPWIFLGLAAFGFLISIVGMIKTIQKFSNTIEKETPKKSDDSANNKA; from the coding sequence GTGGAACAAGACAGCGGAAAACAACCCTGGTGGGAACCGGCGGTAGAAATATTTTCAAAAATTTCCGTTTGGATTGCCGCGCCCGTCATTTTCGCTCTTGTGGCGGGAAAATGGCTCGACACACAGTTCGGAACGAAACCTTGGATATTTTTAGGACTGGCCGCTTTTGGATTTTTAATTTCAATTGTCGGCATGATCAAAACCATTCAAAAATTCAGCAACACAATAGAAAAAGAAACACCGAAAAAATCAGATGACTCAGCAAACAACAAAGCTTAA
- the atpF gene encoding F0F1 ATP synthase subunit B, translating into MESIINTFHIDWHIIIAQAINFAIVFIVVYIFALKPLNKLMAERSEKIARGVHDAKTNAELLTATKAEYEAALAQARAEAQTIFQDGRKKAEAKRTEMIEEAKADVAKMMANTKKTMEAEKVKMVEDARKEVVTLAIEATKKLLEKQSEQMSNK; encoded by the coding sequence ATGGAATCAATAATCAATACTTTTCATATAGATTGGCACATTATTATCGCCCAAGCCATCAACTTCGCGATTGTTTTTATCGTAGTCTACATTTTCGCGCTTAAACCTCTCAATAAATTGATGGCTGAGCGTTCTGAGAAAATTGCCCGAGGTGTACATGATGCCAAAACTAACGCTGAACTTTTGACCGCGACAAAAGCAGAATACGAAGCCGCGCTCGCCCAGGCTCGCGCGGAAGCCCAAACCATTTTCCAAGATGGTCGCAAAAAAGCCGAGGCCAAACGAACTGAAATGATCGAGGAAGCAAAAGCTGATGTTGCCAAAATGATGGCGAACACCAAGAAAACCATGGAAGCCGAAAAGGTGAAAATGGTTGAAGATGCCCGAAAGGAGGTTGTCACTCTTGCAATTGAGGCCACTAAGAAGCTTCTTGAAAAGCAATCCGAGCAAATGTCTAACAAATAA
- a CDS encoding pseudouridine synthase yields the protein MENEDKKIRINKHLADKGFATRKGADELIEAGKVFVNGKKAVLGQKVGEEDKVEVKGGAPSEARRYLAYYKPKGYVTLNPTTEEKEIADIFEMEGLFPIGRLDKNSEGLIILTNDGRITDRLLNPKYAHEKEYVVETERELTEMFIEKLEKGVDIGEATPAKPVEVELLDDHHFSIVITEGKNHQVKRMTEALGVSVKELKRTRVTNIELGKLTPNKSRAIVDKELEKFLKSLNLS from the coding sequence ATGGAAAATGAAGATAAAAAAATTCGAATCAACAAGCATCTTGCGGATAAAGGTTTCGCGACCAGAAAGGGCGCAGATGAATTAATTGAAGCGGGAAAGGTTTTTGTTAATGGTAAAAAGGCGGTGCTCGGGCAAAAGGTGGGAGAAGAAGACAAAGTTGAGGTAAAGGGCGGCGCGCCTTCCGAGGCGCGCCGCTACCTCGCCTACTACAAACCCAAAGGCTACGTCACTTTAAACCCCACCACAGAAGAAAAAGAAATTGCTGACATTTTTGAAATGGAAGGACTGTTCCCTATCGGCCGACTCGATAAAAATTCCGAAGGATTGATAATTCTCACCAACGATGGCAGAATCACCGACCGCTTGCTCAATCCCAAATACGCGCATGAAAAAGAATACGTTGTCGAAACCGAACGCGAGCTCACTGAAATGTTTATCGAAAAATTAGAAAAAGGTGTCGACATCGGCGAAGCTACACCCGCCAAACCTGTCGAAGTAGAACTCCTCGATGACCATCATTTTTCGATTGTCATCACTGAAGGCAAAAACCATCAAGTCAAGCGCATGACCGAAGCGCTCGGCGTTTCCGTCAAAGAACTCAAACGCACCCGCGTCACCAACATCGAACTCGGCAAACTGACTCCCAACAAAAGCCGCGCCATTGTCGATAAAGAATTGGAAAAATTTCTGAAATCACTAAACCTCTCTTAG
- a CDS encoding peptidoglycan-binding protein, whose protein sequence is MTALPFFPQYLNKGSKGPVGTIRLLQLLLLAGGHNAGIVPDGDYGEQTALGVRNLQVEMGFTGDDVDGNFGPKTRAAYKLITGIDINAIPEDFFLNVVTISRPKSLPPVILVKAKSA, encoded by the coding sequence ATGACCGCCTTACCTTTCTTCCCTCAATACCTCAACAAAGGTAGCAAGGGACCGGTCGGAACAATCCGGCTTCTCCAACTCTTGCTACTCGCAGGAGGACACAACGCTGGTATCGTTCCCGACGGTGACTACGGGGAACAAACTGCTCTGGGGGTAAGAAACCTCCAGGTAGAAATGGGATTTACCGGAGATGATGTCGACGGCAATTTCGGACCCAAAACCCGCGCCGCCTACAAGTTGATAACCGGTATCGACATCAACGCCATCCCCGAAGACTTTTTCCTGAATGTCGTGACCATCAGCCGGCCGAAAAGCCTTCCACCGGTAATCTTGGTCAAGGCTAAGTCAGCCTAA